The sequence GTCGCTTTTGAAATCGAGGTAGCTGTCGATGGCTTTGGGAACAGCCAGCCACGCGAGCGTTTGCGCATCGTTAAGCGCAACACCGCGGCCACCCCGGTCTTTGGGGAGCGCCAGAAAGCCGTCAAAACTGCGAAACATGTTCATCGTGATTTTGGCGGCTACGCATCCCCTGTTGCCACGGAGTGCATAAGGCGGAAGCTTCTCTACAATCTTCTCAAGGGGGAGCACTCGCCAGGACCCTCGGGTTGAGCGCTCAAGGCGAGGGGTTCGTTCGGTCTTGTAGTCGTACAAGTCGTCCCACTCCTTGAGGCAATCTGTCGTCAACTGGCTCCCATGCAAGATGTATTGATTCTTAGTGTTTTCACGCTGCCGTTCTCGGTAGGCAATCTTGATTTTGTGAATCTGAGAACTTCGAGCCTGTGCTTCGCGCGATATCTGTGGGACCAAGGCGAGTAGTGCGTCTCGCGGCATCCCCAGTTCAGCCTCGATGCGATGAACGGATGGAAATGCCCGGCGGTTCGGGAACGCACCCTTCATCCAGCGTTGGATGGCCGGCATAGACGCGCCGGCTCGCCTGGCGATTGTCTTGGGCGCAAGTCCTGAAGCGGAGATTGCTTCGCGAAGTTTCAGGTGGAAGCTGCTGGACGACGTCGCGGCCACCGATTCCAGGGCTGCGGCGTCGAGTGAAATGGGTTGGCGGGCATCCATCAGACTACGCTGCCAGGCACGAAGATGGCTGCGTCGGTCGCTTTTGGTTCGAGGCGCCACGCTCAATGAGTCCAAATACGCTTGAAGTTTGTCGTCGAAGCTGTGCAGCATCTCCCGTCCAACCGATGAATCTTCGGTTTTGCCGAAGAAGGCGAGAAACGAGTGAAGCGTGGAGAGATGGTTTCTGAAGACTTGAGTCTCCGTCGAGTCGGGCGAATCGATGCTTCCAAGTAACTCGTATTTCCGGCGGGTGATGACTTCGCGATAGGTTTGTTGCATTTCCGGTTCAGGTTGACCCTCGAAGAGCTGCCATGAGTCGCTTTCGCCTTCGTTATGGCATAGCTTGACGTGGTAACGAACATTATGTAAGTCACTGAAATTGCGGTGCTTTTTCATACCGCCTCCGTCCACTTGGGTAAAAGCCTAGTGGCGACCCGTCCGTTACACTGGTTTTGCATTCGAGAAGATGTTGATGGTCACCTGTTTACCTACGTCGTTTATATTCACAGGGCGAACTGGCCCTTCAAACGGCGTCGACTCTCTGAGCGTCGAATATGACGAGGCAACACAGAGGATTACCCCATCCGCCTCACGTCTCTGCGCTCGACCGTCGTCACCATCAATCCAGGACAGCATTGAGTGCGGCGATGGTAGCTACAAAGGATTGTGAGAAGGAGCCGCAGACCGGCAATGACAGGAGATGTCTATTGAGAACTCGCGATGCCGCGTGTATTACTGCCGCGCGCTCGATTTAGCCGACGGAAACTTGACCCGCTGCGCGGGCATAACCGTCGTTTGATGTCTCCGAAACTCTATGCTGGTGTGTAAGCTGAAAACAGCCTCGCGTAATGGCCTTCAATTACGGGGATGGTTGGCTTTGTGATGACTTTGGCGAGAGAAGAGCTTTAGCGTTTGAACCAAGTGCTATACGGCGGATGACTTCAATCAGATATCATGCCGGCCACACTTTCCTCGACGCCAACGACCTCGGCAAACTCCTCGGCCTGTCGGTCCGCACCGTCCG comes from Trinickia violacea and encodes:
- a CDS encoding site-specific integrase; its protein translation is MKKHRNFSDLHNVRYHVKLCHNEGESDSWQLFEGQPEPEMQQTYREVITRRKYELLGSIDSPDSTETQVFRNHLSTLHSFLAFFGKTEDSSVGREMLHSFDDKLQAYLDSLSVAPRTKSDRRSHLRAWQRSLMDARQPISLDAAALESVAATSSSSFHLKLREAISASGLAPKTIARRAGASMPAIQRWMKGAFPNRRAFPSVHRIEAELGMPRDALLALVPQISREAQARSSQIHKIKIAYRERQRENTKNQYILHGSQLTTDCLKEWDDLYDYKTERTPRLERSTRGSWRVLPLEKIVEKLPPYALRGNRGCVAAKITMNMFRSFDGFLALPKDRGGRGVALNDAQTLAWLAVPKAIDSYLDFKSDRSGGLIHKGHENFCKMGASMTHPQTGYLTQQPDFAKKLPDGTLSDSWGVTCANAYRLYRRWMQDAKDTSRKPYEPIQGLLNLAEPLGPLVRAVDELDQLAAQAAPGSLAEARYKRDALLLSMLMANPLRSRNFKLMTWNENGTGSLYQRENGQWRLRFSAGDFKNDRHAKKTDYDAPLPSALSDRIEEYLFDYRPRLVRDNPACAKVFPGQTGNTFHGLNKHVFQITQRHIPETPGFGPHAVRHLVATDWLRTHPNDFLTAAQLLHDKLETVLKDYAHLRQDEAFARFEEHLNAVGHAMKN